The proteins below are encoded in one region of Paenibacillus sp. YYML68:
- a CDS encoding GGDEF domain-containing protein, producing MSRKAPNQVRYDAGRSHWNIRLCRVYRYVALIIIVANLLALPLIASVKPEVLEQFVYKNVLSQNVAVLLLLALSELVVRRLHKYQDYCILTLGALFPIVILYYTGTESSGLEFVMLMPVLVSIIYFEYRKVLFAFGSSLVLFTLLITLSEEHRVLLAVEQKMLGFGVVLGCSITAWSIVRRGLRMMELERNFLLKEEEHRLELALIDERARKDALTGLHNHRTFQEQLHETMEQAQGTGEQTSVHLALIDVDRFKSINDNFGHLTGDLVLRTIGKQLVKLQSEEVFAARYGGEEFALIFRSLDRSDVLACLEQLRAGVERTSIYELDGRHVTVSIGCTELRKDDDTSSLFVRTDEAMYKAKNNGRNRIIAELR from the coding sequence ATGAGTCGGAAGGCACCGAACCAAGTCCGTTATGATGCGGGTCGCTCGCACTGGAACATAAGATTATGTCGGGTGTACCGTTATGTGGCGCTGATTATTATCGTGGCTAATTTACTGGCGTTGCCGCTTATAGCGAGTGTGAAGCCAGAGGTTCTAGAACAATTTGTGTATAAAAATGTATTGTCGCAAAACGTAGCTGTGCTTCTGCTGCTCGCGCTGTCAGAGCTGGTCGTTCGGCGTCTGCATAAGTACCAGGACTATTGCATACTTACTTTGGGCGCGCTGTTCCCAATCGTAATCTTATATTACACAGGCACAGAGTCGTCAGGTCTCGAATTCGTCATGCTGATGCCTGTGCTCGTGTCCATCATCTACTTCGAATATCGGAAGGTGCTGTTCGCCTTCGGCTCGTCGCTCGTCTTGTTCACGCTGCTGATTACGCTGTCCGAGGAGCATCGGGTATTGCTAGCGGTTGAGCAGAAGATGCTTGGCTTCGGAGTAGTACTAGGCTGCTCGATCACGGCATGGTCGATCGTGAGGCGGGGGCTGCGTATGATGGAGCTGGAACGCAACTTCCTGTTGAAGGAAGAGGAGCATCGTCTGGAGCTGGCCTTGATCGACGAGCGCGCGCGCAAGGACGCCTTGACCGGACTTCATAACCACCGAACGTTCCAAGAGCAGCTGCACGAGACGATGGAGCAAGCACAAGGAACCGGTGAACAGACGTCCGTTCACCTTGCGCTGATCGATGTTGATCGGTTCAAGTCGATTAACGACAACTTCGGTCACTTGACTGGCGATCTGGTGCTGCGCACAATTGGAAAGCAGCTCGTCAAGCTGCAGAGTGAAGAAGTGTTCGCCGCCCGATACGGCGGTGAGGAGTTCGCTCTCATCTTCCGGTCGCTTGATCGCAGCGACGTGCTTGCCTGTCTGGAGCAGCTAAGAGCGGGTGTGGAGCGGACGTCGATCTATGAGCTGGATGGACGGCATGTTACCGTCAGCATCGGCTGCACCGAGCTGCGGAAGGACGACGATACATCCTCGTTGTTCGTTCGTACGGACGAAGCGATGTACAAGGCCAAGAATAACGGCCGCAACCGGATCATTGCGGAGCTGCGTTAG
- a CDS encoding diguanylate cyclase, translated as MKDVAINDYKTWNRAVLHFLWVLVALTIVMGEVTYILSSRTGSIDWRQPVPDYLLQLSMLYLGLMLLAEGMYRLMKHAFDYVLISITFVIGLLLILFLSSKQPVEGLLLIALDLPLMMSMFYFSVRKVWYALVLTLVGFIVLYPFMETLRQEVDMWHMIALIGMLLGTGAIAIVICRRGVELTQALERAVHSEMHVFAEVVELEGDSHKDYLTGLYKHSVFHQYMATLTEQHRAHGMPLQLALLDLDSFKSVNDTYGHQAGDRVLREMGSILSEFVSSSDVAFRYGGEEFAVIWTGRSMSETLERLEAIRERMASTIFPEMDNRIVTVSIGCADYRGDLDKEPFFKLTDELLYEAKRQGKNRIVHVTGGEP; from the coding sequence ATGAAGGATGTAGCGATAAATGACTACAAGACATGGAACCGCGCGGTGCTGCACTTCCTCTGGGTGCTCGTCGCCTTGACCATCGTTATGGGCGAGGTTACATATATATTATCTTCCCGTACAGGCTCTATAGACTGGCGTCAGCCTGTTCCGGACTACCTGCTCCAGCTCTCGATGCTGTATCTGGGGCTGATGCTGCTGGCTGAAGGTATGTACCGACTTATGAAGCATGCTTTCGATTATGTGCTGATCTCCATCACATTCGTCATCGGTCTGTTGTTGATCCTGTTCTTGAGCAGCAAGCAGCCGGTGGAGGGACTGCTGCTGATCGCACTCGACTTGCCGCTCATGATGTCGATGTTCTACTTCAGCGTACGCAAGGTGTGGTATGCTCTTGTTCTCACCTTGGTGGGATTCATCGTGTTGTATCCGTTCATGGAGACGTTGCGTCAGGAGGTCGACATGTGGCACATGATTGCTCTGATCGGCATGCTGCTAGGGACGGGTGCGATTGCCATCGTCATCTGCCGACGAGGGGTGGAGCTGACGCAGGCGCTGGAGAGAGCGGTCCATTCGGAGATGCATGTGTTCGCTGAGGTGGTCGAGCTGGAGGGTGATTCACACAAGGATTACTTGACCGGATTGTACAAGCATTCCGTCTTCCATCAATATATGGCGACACTGACGGAGCAGCATCGCGCTCATGGGATGCCGCTGCAGCTGGCGCTGCTTGACCTCGACAGCTTCAAGTCGGTGAACGACACGTACGGGCATCAAGCCGGAGATCGGGTGCTTCGTGAGATGGGCAGCATCCTGTCGGAGTTCGTCTCCAGCAGCGATGTCGCGTTCCGGTATGGCGGCGAGGAGTTCGCGGTCATCTGGACGGGTCGCAGCATGAGTGAGACGCTTGAACGGCTGGAGGCGATTCGTGAGCGGATGGCCTCGACGATTTTCCCAGAGATGGACAACCGGATCGTCACCGTCAGCATTGGCTGTGCCGATTACCGAGGAGACCTAGACAAGGAGCCGTTCTTCAAGCTGACGGATGAGCTGCTGTATGAGGCGAAGAGGCAAGGCAAGAACCGTATCGTGCATGTGACAGGCGGTGAACCGTGA
- a CDS encoding response regulator transcription factor, with the protein MKRILIIEDDTSIAALQKDYLELSGYQVKIVPNGAHGLLALKEETFDLVLLDIMLPGMDGFEVLKTIREEEDIPVLLVSARSEEIYKINGLGLGADDYITKPFSSGELVARVNAHLKKFERMKERFGKSQETEKLHIRGLEIHKESRTVYVNGQEVSMAQKEFELLLFLAQHPNRVFGKEELFERIWGMDALGDAATVTVHIARIRDKIEENASKPQYIGTVWGAGYRFLV; encoded by the coding sequence ATGAAACGAATATTGATCATCGAGGACGACACGAGCATCGCTGCGCTGCAGAAGGATTATCTGGAGCTGAGCGGCTATCAGGTGAAGATCGTGCCTAACGGTGCGCATGGCTTGCTGGCGCTCAAGGAGGAGACGTTCGACCTCGTTCTGCTGGATATTATGCTGCCGGGCATGGACGGGTTCGAGGTGCTGAAGACGATTCGGGAGGAGGAGGACATTCCAGTGCTGCTCGTATCGGCTCGCTCCGAGGAGATCTACAAGATTAACGGACTCGGGCTCGGCGCCGACGATTATATTACGAAGCCGTTCAGCTCGGGCGAGCTCGTCGCGCGGGTCAACGCGCACCTGAAGAAGTTCGAACGAATGAAGGAGCGGTTCGGCAAGTCACAGGAGACGGAGAAGCTGCATATTCGCGGGCTGGAGATTCATAAGGAGTCGCGCACCGTCTATGTGAACGGGCAGGAGGTGTCGATGGCGCAGAAGGAGTTCGAGCTGCTGCTGTTTCTCGCTCAGCATCCGAACCGGGTGTTCGGCAAGGAGGAGCTGTTCGAGCGTATATGGGGGATGGATGCGCTGGGCGATGCCGCGACGGTGACGGTCCATATCGCCCGAATTCGCGATAAGATCGAAGAGAATGCGTCGAAGCCCCAATACATCGGTACGGTGTGGGGGGCGGGGTATCGGTTTTTGGTGTAG
- a CDS encoding HAMP domain-containing sensor histidine kinase, with amino-acid sequence MRVTKRFFLLNVISVLLALVVTVLAVIVFAAIYTRVIGQKPTLHELQRSYEKRAAIEALKREAQSLPFEQLLDRSWQQAWTERATAVGAHLVVLRNRGIVYTTAPFHEVELKKAVMLTEGAAASEHDTVELSGKTYMFARASYPLTAGDEGTLLLVARVQPHTGLYGTIALGIVCFFVAVFVLLNLWVTYRFSRGTLRPLERLRAAAVKISEGDLDGGIAEEGEDEVRELCRALERMRLKLKESIYLQRKYDENRSFLVSSISHDLKTPVTSIIGYIEGIMDGVATTPEKVGSYLETARAKALLVNTMIDDLLLFSKLDLNQLPYHFERVKLAAYFDDCAEEHRCDFDKLGVKLELRHELAMDVTVLMDRERMRRVMQNVLDNAAKYVPKPGGEVVMILRETRTSAIIEIRDNGQGIPEDDLPHIFDRFYRVDASRNQTDGSGLGLAIAKQIVEGHDGKIWARSTLGEGTRMMISLKKV; translated from the coding sequence ATGCGAGTAACGAAGCGTTTTTTCTTATTAAATGTCATATCCGTGCTGCTGGCGCTCGTCGTGACGGTGCTCGCCGTTATCGTCTTCGCGGCTATCTATACGAGGGTGATCGGCCAGAAGCCGACACTCCACGAGCTGCAGCGCAGCTACGAGAAGCGGGCCGCGATCGAAGCGCTCAAGCGAGAGGCGCAGTCGCTGCCGTTCGAGCAGCTGCTCGATCGCAGCTGGCAGCAGGCGTGGACGGAGCGGGCGACCGCTGTCGGCGCTCACCTCGTCGTACTGCGCAATCGAGGGATTGTCTATACGACGGCACCGTTCCATGAGGTGGAGCTGAAGAAGGCAGTGATGCTGACGGAGGGCGCTGCGGCGTCTGAGCACGATACGGTAGAGCTGAGCGGCAAGACGTACATGTTCGCCCGCGCATCGTATCCGCTCACCGCGGGTGACGAAGGGACGCTGCTGCTGGTTGCCCGCGTCCAGCCCCATACCGGGCTGTATGGGACGATTGCCCTTGGCATCGTCTGCTTCTTCGTCGCTGTCTTCGTGCTGCTCAATCTGTGGGTCACCTACCGTTTCTCCCGCGGCACGCTAAGACCGCTTGAGAGGCTTCGTGCGGCAGCTGTGAAGATTAGCGAGGGTGATCTGGACGGCGGCATTGCCGAGGAGGGCGAGGACGAGGTTCGGGAGCTGTGCCGGGCGCTCGAGCGGATGCGACTGAAGCTGAAGGAATCGATCTATTTACAGCGAAAATATGATGAAAATCGTTCGTTCCTCGTGTCGAGCATTTCCCACGACTTGAAGACGCCTGTCACCTCCATCATCGGCTATATCGAGGGCATTATGGACGGAGTGGCCACCACCCCGGAGAAGGTCGGCTCGTACCTGGAGACAGCGCGCGCGAAGGCGCTGCTCGTCAATACGATGATCGACGACCTGCTACTGTTCTCGAAGCTTGACTTGAACCAGCTTCCGTACCATTTTGAACGGGTGAAGCTGGCAGCCTATTTCGACGATTGCGCGGAGGAGCATCGCTGCGACTTCGACAAGCTGGGCGTGAAGCTGGAGCTGCGCCATGAGCTCGCGATGGACGTCACCGTGCTGATGGACCGGGAGCGGATGCGGCGCGTTATGCAGAACGTGCTGGATAATGCAGCCAAGTACGTACCGAAGCCGGGTGGCGAGGTCGTCATGATTTTGAGGGAAACGCGCACATCAGCCATTATCGAAATACGCGACAACGGGCAGGGGATACCGGAGGACGATCTTCCTCATATTTTCGACCGATTCTATCGGGTGGACGCTTCGCGCAATCAGACGGATGGCAGCGGGCTCGGGCTGGCGATTGCCAAGCAGATTGTTGAGGGGCACGACGGGAAAATATGGGCGAGAAGCACACTCGGCGAAGGAACGCGGATGATGATCTCGCTGAAGAAAGTATAG
- a CDS encoding ABC transporter permease, with the protein MPGFKAACQVEAVKLLKKRKLMFAAILSILAVVVGQIAVTAIKHGLGLRVVGSTEFPLVVLSMFAYTILPLFATFVAIDMFSGEFSSNTMKITLTRPVSRFSVFCAKVLNIGGFIAANLLFVLVLSLIAGYLFNMSTASLSGVWNVIVSYAATFFPVFVFSLLVVLLANVLRGGLAVFFLSVIAFVAFMFLGVVFSSYSGFFITSMLDWYTLWIAESTNVFKLVRQSLILIGCGIMLFTAGYYMFDRKDI; encoded by the coding sequence ATGCCAGGATTTAAGGCTGCATGCCAAGTCGAAGCGGTGAAGCTGCTGAAGAAGCGGAAGCTGATGTTCGCCGCCATCTTATCGATACTAGCGGTCGTCGTCGGACAGATTGCGGTGACGGCAATTAAGCACGGGCTTGGGCTGCGTGTGGTCGGGAGCACGGAGTTCCCGCTTGTCGTGCTGTCGATGTTCGCCTATACGATCTTGCCGCTGTTCGCTACGTTCGTCGCGATTGATATGTTCAGCGGCGAATTCTCCTCCAATACGATGAAAATAACGCTCACAAGACCCGTATCGCGCTTCAGCGTGTTCTGCGCCAAGGTGCTCAATATCGGAGGGTTCATAGCGGCGAACCTGCTGTTCGTGCTCGTGCTCTCGCTCATAGCCGGATACCTGTTCAACATGTCGACGGCGAGCCTGTCCGGCGTCTGGAACGTGATCGTGTCGTATGCGGCTACATTCTTCCCGGTGTTCGTCTTCTCGTTGCTCGTCGTGCTACTGGCCAATGTGCTGCGGGGCGGGCTCGCTGTCTTCTTCTTATCTGTCATTGCCTTCGTCGCGTTCATGTTCCTCGGCGTCGTATTCTCCAGCTACTCGGGCTTCTTCATTACGTCGATGCTCGACTGGTATACGCTGTGGATTGCGGAGTCGACCAATGTGTTCAAGCTCGTGCGGCAGAGCCTCATCCTGATTGGCTGTGGTATAATGCTGTTTACGGCGGGCTATTACATGTTCGACCGTAAGGACATTTAA
- a CDS encoding ABC transporter ATP-binding protein, with protein sequence MSLAIEMTGLTKVYPNGRGISDVNLTVEEGDIFGFLGPNGAGKTTAMKMMAGLVKPDRGDVRLFGASVTDDFVNAMKHVGCMIETAESYPYMTANDNLKLFATFYPDVDQKRIDECLEITGMLKYKHEKPRRFSLGMKQRLGIAAAILSRPRLLILDEPLNGLDVEGMLEMRRMIKQLSQHGTTFFISSHLIHDVELTCTRIGVVYGGKLVNVDDTQSILANYSSLENYFVSEVERHARI encoded by the coding sequence ATGAGCTTAGCTATAGAAATGACCGGACTGACGAAGGTATATCCGAATGGCCGAGGCATCAGTGATGTGAACCTTACGGTCGAAGAGGGCGACATCTTCGGCTTCCTCGGGCCGAACGGAGCGGGCAAGACGACTGCGATGAAGATGATGGCGGGTCTGGTGAAGCCGGACCGCGGCGATGTGCGCCTCTTCGGCGCGAGCGTTACCGACGACTTCGTCAACGCGATGAAGCATGTCGGCTGTATGATCGAGACGGCGGAGTCGTACCCGTATATGACGGCGAACGATAACCTGAAGCTGTTCGCGACGTTTTATCCAGATGTGGACCAGAAGCGTATTGATGAGTGTCTGGAGATTACAGGCATGCTGAAGTACAAGCACGAGAAGCCAAGACGGTTCTCGCTCGGCATGAAGCAGAGGCTCGGCATCGCCGCCGCGATCCTCTCGAGGCCCAGACTGCTGATCCTCGATGAGCCGCTGAACGGGCTGGACGTGGAAGGAATGCTCGAGATGCGGAGAATGATCAAGCAGCTGTCGCAGCATGGGACGACGTTCTTCATCTCGAGCCATCTTATTCACGACGTGGAGCTGACTTGTACGCGAATCGGCGTCGTCTATGGTGGCAAGCTCGTCAATGTCGATGATACGCAGAGCATTCTGGCGAATTACTCGTCGCTGGAGAATTATTTCGTAAGCGAGGTGGAACGCCATGCCAGGATTTAA